Proteins from a single region of Gasterosteus aculeatus chromosome Y, fGasAcu3.hap1.1, whole genome shotgun sequence:
- the LOC120812654 gene encoding little elongation complex subunit 2-like translates to MELVCSHQCAHFKKALLRRLPDDWKQNVSCGFKPSKSLNILHHLLKKLTGLEEGRYLIAHKAGEPFATLLKAANGKASRGAYDLQKLHNSVPRPLAPGLVPWIPVDPAVVMSFHKKHRRVPCKFSPKLLGQVCSELASPALKDETVKKEKKTALEVMSRQLS, encoded by the exons ATGGAGCTGGTATG ctcacATCAATGCGCACACTTCAAAAAAGCTTTGCTGAGGAGGCTGCCTGACGACTGGAAACAGAACGTCTCCTGTGGCTTCAA GCCGTCCAAGTCCCTGAATATTCTGCACCATCTACTGAAAAAGCTCACTGG GTTGGAGGAAGGACGGTACCTGATTGCACACAAGGCGGGAGAACCATTCGCCACCCTATTAAAAGCGGCTAATGGGAAAGCGAGTCGGGGGGCGTACGACCTGCAGAAGCTCCACAACTCAGTCCCCCGTCCCCTGGCCCCCGGGCTCGTGCCCTGGATACCTGTCGATCCAGCTGTGGTCATGTCCTTCCACAAGAAGCACAGGCGTGTTCCCTGCAAATTTTCACCAAAGCTCCTCGGACAAGTGTGTAGTGAACTTGCGTCACCAGCGTTGAAAGATGAaacggtaaaaaaagaaaagaaaaccgccCTGGAGGTCATGAGCCGACAACTGAGCTGA
- the LOC120812185 gene encoding uncharacterized protein LOC120812185, protein MEDLRELSRKLVRDILNLAEDVEAGPAESEHVASKAEELIEVVGVISVLSDEDIDHGVIANLEEVVHRFSGTRAHQAQHTQGPGRLPFEIPSAVLEDQVLCGVPAVQIAAMFGVSKRTIRRRMQQHSLRKTDLYSAVNDEELDHIVSEIHRSHPNTGYKLIRGHLNARGVRVPISRLQESLRRVDAEGVYMRRLRLRVLRRRQYFVPGPNSLWHIDGHHKLIRWRFVVHGGLDGFSRLVVYLTVAGNKRAHMVLQSLIAAVEQYGLPSRVRSDKGGRIQM, encoded by the exons ATGGAGGATCTCCGTGAACTTTCCAGGAAGTTGgtgagagacattttaaacttaGCAGAGGATGTAGAAGCAGGACCTGCTGAATCAGAGCATGTAGCTAGTAAAGCAGAGGAACTTATTGAAGTTGTTGGAGTCATTTCCGTACTTTCTGACGAAGATATCGACCACGGAGTGATTGCAAATCTAGAAGAAGTTGTCCACCGCTTCTCTGGTACCAGGGCGCATcaggcccaacacacacagggaccagGGCGTTTGCCCTTTGAGATACCGAGTGCAGTTCTGGAGGATCAAGTTCTTTGTGGAGTTCCCGCAGTTCAAATCGCAGCGATGTTCGGAGTGTCAAAGAGGACCATCAGGAGGCGCATGCAACAACACAGTTTAAG aaaaacagatctctATTCAGCTGTGAATGATGAGGAGTTGGACCATATTGTAAGTGAAATTCACAGaagtcatccaaacaccggctacAAGCTAATCCGTGGTCACCTGAATGCAAGAGGTGTGCGTGTTCCAA TCTCAAGACTGCAAGAGTCTTTACGCAGAGTAGATGCAGAGGGAGTCtacatgagacgtctgaggctgCGTGTATTAAGGCGACGGCAGTATTTTGTTCCTGGCCCAAACTCTTTGTGGCATATAGATGGCCACCATAAGCTCATCAG GTGGAGATTTGTTGTCCACGGTGGGTTGGATGGATTCAGTCGTTTAGTGGTCTACCTGACTGTGGCTGGCAATAAAAGAGCTCATATGGTCCTACAGAGCTTGATCGCCGCTGTTGAGCAGTATGGGCTGCCATCAAGGGTACGGTCTGATAAAGGGGGGAGAATACAGATGTAG